One genomic segment of Anguilla anguilla isolate fAngAng1 chromosome 2, fAngAng1.pri, whole genome shotgun sequence includes these proteins:
- the mrpl10 gene encoding 39S ribosomal protein L10, mitochondrial: MAATLCGKLLLRQGWLPVTHCVRHGSKAVTRHRKPMHFLKQKLLAVTEYVPPKPSASKRRVPQVKPHQEESGLAVLLKREVQSIFQECKMIAVVHNSATNAEEMLHLKHRLRKHGITVRFFPNQVMRAFLEDSQYSNMEPLFIGPTVLLVSKEPKVKEMLQGLRAVPQMVLMGACIENTLLSLQGLVSYSKLPSLATVQGQVVSALSLQTSQTAAVLQHHPARLSALLQQYVTQKGQEGTPGGSDGKAGEMTPV; encoded by the exons GCTGGCTGCCCGTGACACATTGTGTTCGTCATGGATCCAAGGCAGTTACACGCCACAGGAAGCCAATGCACTTCCTCAAGCAGAAGCTATTGGCTGTCACAGAGTACGTTCCTCCCAAACCTTCAGCCTCAAAGCGCCGTGTCCCCCAGGTCAAACCACACCAGGAG GAAAGTGGCTTGGCGGTGCTTCTGAAGAGGGAGGTGCAGTCCATTTTCCAGGAATGTAAGATGATTGCCGTGGTTCACAACAGTGCCACAAATGCTGAGGAGATGCTGCACCTCAAACACCGGCTGCGCAAGCATGGCATCACTGTCCGATTCTTCCCAAACCAG GTGATGCGAGCCTTCCTGGAGGACTCCCAGTACAGTAACATGGAGCCCCTTTTCATTGGGCCGACAGTACTGCTCGTCAGCAAGGAGCCCAAGGTCAAGGAGATGCTGCAGGGCCTGAGGGCTGTGCCCCAGATGGTGCTCATGG GAGCCTGCATTGAGAACACATTGCTGAGCCTCCAGGGGCTGGTCAGCTACTCTAAACTACCATCTCTGGCCACGGTTCAGGGGCAAGTCGTTAGCGCACTGAGTCTGCAGACGTCCCAAACGGCCGCCGTGCTGCAGCACCACCCAGCCCGCCTGAGCGCGCTCCTCCAGCAGTACGTGACACAGAAAGGCCAGGAAGGAACACCGGGAGGGAGTGATGGAAAGGCAGGGGAGATGACCCCCGTATAG